One window from the genome of Bacteroidota bacterium encodes:
- a CDS encoding glycosyltransferase family 2 protein yields MFVSGLTIVKNGVKLRYPFLESIQSLLPVCDEFIAVIGDCEDDTRERILALNSPKIKIVDTVWDPKMREGGKILAQQTNIGIDQCKGDWIFYMQADDMVHEKDLPEIKAEMEACLHDPAIEGLLFPYHHFWTYDYITIGRAYRREIRIVRNIPGLRSYRDAQGFRKYPSIADYENGHAGVKLQCKLIRPHVFAYGRVRPPKEEHEKILEFVRYWQSDAEIAKRFEGKDQFEYEKVDRVMPFPADGHPALMAERIRLNTYHVVPQQGHFTLRKRLRNWVERLTGWRIGEYKNYKIVKKA; encoded by the coding sequence ATGTTTGTTTCAGGCTTAACAATCGTCAAAAATGGGGTCAAACTCAGGTATCCATTCCTCGAGTCCATCCAGTCATTGCTGCCGGTTTGCGACGAGTTTATCGCAGTGATCGGTGATTGTGAAGACGATACCCGCGAGCGCATATTGGCTTTGAATTCGCCCAAGATCAAGATCGTGGATACGGTCTGGGATCCCAAGATGCGTGAAGGCGGCAAGATTTTGGCGCAACAAACCAATATTGGGATTGACCAGTGCAAGGGCGACTGGATTTTTTACATGCAAGCAGATGACATGGTGCATGAAAAGGATCTCCCGGAAATCAAAGCTGAAATGGAGGCCTGCCTCCATGATCCCGCGATTGAAGGCTTGCTTTTTCCCTACCATCATTTTTGGACTTACGATTACATCACGATCGGTCGCGCCTACCGCCGGGAGATCAGGATCGTGCGCAACATTCCCGGTCTGCGCTCCTACCGCGATGCACAAGGCTTTAGAAAGTACCCTAGCATCGCTGACTATGAAAACGGTCATGCGGGAGTTAAATTGCAATGCAAGCTCATTCGCCCCCATGTTTTTGCCTACGGTCGTGTGCGGCCTCCCAAGGAAGAGCATGAGAAAATCCTGGAATTTGTGCGGTATTGGCAGAGTGATGCCGAAATCGCAAAGCGCTTTGAGGGCAAGGATCAATTTGAATATGAAAAGGTAGATCGGGTAATGCCCTTTCCTGCCGATGGACACCCTGCATTGATGGCAGAGCGCATTCGGCTCAATACCTACCATGTCGTACCGCAGCAGGGGCACTTTACGCTGAGAAAGCGCCTGCGCAATTGGGTCGAGCGCCTCACAGGCTGGCGCATCGGTGAATACAAAAATTATAAGATCGTCAAGAAGGCTTAA